In Microbulbifer salipaludis, a genomic segment contains:
- the ligA gene encoding NAD-dependent DNA ligase LigA, whose protein sequence is MTKNIPQEKQQRVQQLHETLNRANYQYYVLDTPELPDAEYDRCLRELQALERDYPALITPDSPTQRVGAQPLAAFTQIRHEMPMLSLDNAFSDEEMHDFDRRICDRLNSTAPVEYACEPKLDGIAVSLLYRDGILERAATRGDGSVGEDITQNVRTIYSVPLKLLADDVPSVLEVRGEIYMPKAGFDALNAKAREAGEKGFVNPRNAAAGSLRQLDPRITAQRPLELCVYSVGIVEGGSLPDRHTAVLEQLNRWGFRINSEMAVAENIAECLDYYRKLGEKRAQLPYDIDGIVFKVNSIPLQKRLGFVARAPRWATAYKFPAQEEMTRLLDVEFQVGRTGAVTPVARLEPVFVGGVTVSNATLHNRDEIARLGVKIGDTVVIRRAGDVIPQVVSVVESRRPEGARTIEFPTHCPVCESPVEATPGEAVARCSGGLICSAQRKQAIKHFASRKAMDIDGLGDKIVEQLVDEGLLKSVSGLYHLSLAPLVALERMGEKSAQNLLDALEMSKNTTLPKFLYALGIREVGEATARNLARHFGDLAPLMQADEEALQQVEDVGPVVAHYVAEFFQQPHNLEEIEALRQAGVHWEAVVQEAGSQPLAGQTWVLTGKLETLSRSEAKDYLQRLGAKVAGSVSANTHTVVAGPGAGSKLNKARELNLPVLDEDGLMDMLRGQGIEI, encoded by the coding sequence ATGACAAAAAATATTCCCCAGGAAAAACAGCAGCGTGTTCAACAGCTGCACGAAACCCTCAATCGCGCTAACTATCAATACTACGTGCTCGATACACCGGAACTCCCCGATGCGGAATACGACCGCTGTTTGCGGGAGCTGCAGGCACTGGAGCGCGATTATCCCGCACTGATTACCCCGGATTCACCCACGCAGCGCGTAGGGGCCCAGCCACTGGCTGCGTTTACCCAGATTCGCCACGAGATGCCAATGTTGTCACTGGACAATGCGTTCAGTGATGAGGAAATGCACGATTTTGACCGCCGTATCTGCGACCGCTTGAACAGCACTGCTCCGGTTGAGTACGCCTGCGAACCCAAGCTGGATGGCATTGCGGTAAGTCTGTTGTATCGCGACGGCATTCTTGAGCGCGCGGCCACGCGTGGCGACGGCAGCGTCGGTGAAGACATCACCCAGAACGTACGCACTATCTACTCGGTGCCGTTGAAACTGCTCGCGGACGATGTGCCATCGGTGCTCGAGGTGCGCGGCGAAATCTATATGCCCAAGGCAGGCTTTGATGCGTTGAACGCAAAGGCACGTGAAGCCGGGGAAAAGGGGTTCGTGAATCCACGCAACGCCGCTGCGGGTAGTTTGCGGCAGCTCGACCCTAGGATCACAGCTCAGCGCCCACTGGAGCTGTGTGTCTACAGCGTAGGTATCGTCGAAGGCGGCAGTTTGCCAGATCGTCATACCGCGGTGCTTGAGCAGCTCAATCGCTGGGGTTTCCGCATCAACAGCGAAATGGCGGTGGCGGAAAACATTGCCGAGTGCCTCGACTATTACCGCAAGCTTGGCGAGAAGCGCGCGCAATTGCCCTACGACATTGACGGTATTGTGTTCAAGGTCAACAGTATTCCCCTGCAAAAGCGGCTGGGTTTTGTGGCGCGGGCACCGCGTTGGGCGACCGCGTACAAATTCCCTGCGCAGGAGGAAATGACCCGCCTGCTGGATGTGGAATTCCAGGTGGGACGAACCGGCGCTGTGACGCCGGTAGCAAGGCTGGAACCGGTGTTTGTTGGCGGTGTGACCGTCTCCAATGCGACGCTGCACAATCGCGATGAAATCGCGCGCCTGGGCGTGAAGATCGGAGACACGGTTGTGATCCGGCGTGCCGGTGATGTGATCCCGCAGGTGGTTTCGGTAGTCGAGAGTCGCCGGCCAGAGGGCGCTCGTACGATCGAGTTTCCAACGCACTGTCCAGTGTGTGAATCCCCGGTTGAGGCAACACCAGGCGAAGCGGTAGCGCGCTGCAGCGGTGGCCTGATTTGTAGCGCACAGCGCAAGCAGGCCATTAAACACTTCGCGTCACGCAAGGCGATGGATATCGATGGCCTGGGGGATAAAATTGTCGAGCAGTTGGTGGACGAGGGATTGCTAAAGTCTGTCTCGGGCCTCTATCACCTGTCATTGGCTCCGTTGGTCGCGCTGGAGAGGATGGGTGAGAAATCCGCACAGAACCTGCTCGACGCACTGGAAATGAGTAAAAACACCACGCTGCCCAAATTCCTGTACGCACTGGGAATTCGCGAAGTGGGGGAGGCCACTGCGCGCAATCTTGCGCGACATTTCGGCGATCTGGCACCGCTGATGCAGGCGGACGAGGAGGCCCTTCAACAGGTTGAAGATGTAGGTCCGGTGGTGGCGCATTACGTGGCGGAGTTTTTCCAGCAGCCGCACAACCTGGAAGAAATTGAAGCCCTGCGGCAGGCCGGCGTGCACTGGGAGGCGGTAGTACAGGAGGCCGGTTCCCAACCCCTTGCGGGCCAGACCTGGGTGCTTACCGGGAAACTGGAAACCCTCTCGCGTAGTGAGGCCAAGGACTATCTGCAGCGGCTGGGAGCGAAAGTGGCCGGTAGTGTTTCGGCGAACACGCACACGGTGGTTGCTGGCCCCGGCGCCGGCTCAAAACTGAACAAGGCACGGGAGCTCAATTTGCCCGTGCTGGACGAGGATGGGCTGATGGACATGTTGCGCGGCCAGGGTATCGAAATCTAA
- the zipA gene encoding cell division protein ZipA encodes MDNWLINLLALILLAVVVDGARRAYLKHRDTVKVSRNLTRSMRRDLDDRDEDILSAPRSAHTPSRTATPAAEQRTASKSSARGAAKLADSELEYIDPEEAEKRRQISAELPGSVRVVQRRKPEDATQVNRKVQQNFQSSRKPLAGSKPERREEEPATVDAGVRPSVPEQASLNLEEQVPMLMDSIADAPLERDSEQPREPSSAEADAGEPMVEVTGPETTLPEELVVSDRREPSLDETVSLESLQTIPETDEYTGTEAAPSERGNTASAGWSASDIKFPELKFPDLKKAVTPSRETREKKRAGSATGSGDRTNTRGASRKERDVEEVLILNIMAPAGDCFEGNDLLRVLLSSGLRFGEMNIFHYHCGEAGEGPVLFSLANVVVPGTFDMSEMEEFTTPGISLFLALPAEVEALKALDTLLTTARYIAEQLGGELKDENRSVFTAQTAEHYRQRVMEFQRRKALARAQA; translated from the coding sequence ATGGATAACTGGCTGATCAATTTGCTGGCGCTGATTCTGCTGGCAGTAGTGGTGGATGGTGCACGGCGCGCCTACCTCAAACACAGAGACACGGTAAAAGTTTCTCGCAATCTGACCCGATCCATGCGCCGGGACCTGGATGACCGCGACGAGGATATCCTCTCTGCCCCGCGCTCTGCCCATACCCCGTCGCGCACTGCTACTCCGGCGGCTGAGCAGCGTACAGCCAGTAAATCCTCGGCTCGGGGCGCGGCGAAGCTCGCCGATTCCGAACTGGAGTACATCGATCCGGAAGAGGCGGAAAAGCGACGCCAGATTTCTGCAGAACTGCCCGGCAGTGTGCGTGTGGTGCAGCGTCGTAAGCCCGAGGACGCTACACAGGTGAACCGTAAGGTTCAGCAGAACTTTCAGTCCTCCCGCAAACCGCTGGCTGGCAGCAAGCCCGAGCGCCGGGAGGAAGAGCCCGCAACCGTGGATGCGGGAGTACGGCCGAGCGTACCCGAACAGGCTTCTCTCAACCTGGAGGAGCAGGTGCCGATGCTGATGGACTCCATCGCGGACGCGCCGTTGGAGCGTGATTCAGAACAGCCTCGCGAGCCATCCAGCGCGGAAGCTGATGCTGGCGAACCGATGGTGGAGGTGACAGGCCCGGAGACGACGTTACCCGAGGAGCTTGTGGTCAGTGACCGTCGGGAGCCCTCCCTGGACGAAACCGTGAGCCTGGAGTCCCTGCAAACCATCCCGGAAACGGACGAGTATACCGGCACTGAAGCGGCGCCCAGTGAGCGGGGCAACACCGCCTCTGCTGGCTGGTCGGCATCGGATATCAAGTTCCCCGAGCTGAAATTTCCTGATCTTAAAAAAGCCGTTACTCCGTCTCGTGAAACGCGCGAGAAAAAGCGCGCAGGCTCTGCAACTGGTAGTGGTGACAGAACCAATACCCGAGGTGCAAGCCGCAAGGAACGCGATGTGGAAGAAGTGCTGATTCTGAACATCATGGCGCCCGCAGGTGACTGCTTCGAAGGGAATGACTTGTTGCGCGTGCTGCTGTCCAGTGGTTTGCGATTTGGTGAAATGAATATTTTCCATTACCACTGTGGCGAGGCGGGAGAGGGTCCGGTGCTGTTTAGCCTGGCCAATGTCGTTGTGCCGGGCACTTTCGATATGTCTGAGATGGAGGAGTTCACCACACCGGGAATCAGCTTGTTCCTGGCGCTACCCGCGGAAGTGGAGGCTCTGAAAGCTCTCGATACGCTGCTCACCACTGCGCGTTACATCGCGGAACAGCTGGGCGGTGAATTGAAAGATGAAAATCGCAGCGTGTTTACCGCCCAGACCGCGGAACACTATCGCCAGCGCGTGATGGAATTCCAGCGACGCAAGGCGCTGGCCCGCGCACAGGCCTGA